Genomic window (Candidatus Eremiobacterota bacterium):
CGCGTTCCAGGCCTGGGCGAGATTGCCGCGGTTGTAGCCCCCGCCCCCGAGCGCCAGCACGCGGCCGTGCCCCAGGCGGTCGGCGAGCTCCCTGAGCGAGCGGGCGGCATGCCCGTGCGAGCGGGCCGAGAGGCGCAGGTGCGTGATCG
Coding sequences:
- a CDS encoding acetoin utilization protein AcuC → ITHLRLSARSHGHAARSLRELADRLGHGRVLALGGGGYNRGNLAQAWNAVLENLL